One genomic window of Elaeis guineensis isolate ETL-2024a chromosome 2, EG11, whole genome shotgun sequence includes the following:
- the LOC105038555 gene encoding protein trichome birefringence-like 38, giving the protein MGSKTHLSFGLLCACLALLAVSLHGMTTERFHHKNKNKQQNNGTAGRRDLTKRISCDFFQGSWVYDDTYPIYDSLSCPFVEPEFDCQKYGRPDKLYLKYRWRPNACDLPRFNGLDFLERWRGKKIMFVGDSISQNQWESLACMLHASVPYARTTFTRSKTPWTLTFEDYGVSVMFYRSTYLVDIISGPRGRVLKLDSIEGGKAWLGYDVLIFNTWHWWTHTGNSQPWDYVQDGGQVLKDMDRLQAFTKGLTTWAKWVDYNINPAATKVFFQGISPTHYQGSDWGEPNAKDCSKQTQPVSGSTYPGAPVPAQGIVKNVLGTISKPVYLLDITLLSQLRKDAHPSAYSGDHQGMDCSHWCLAGLPDTWNQILYAALL; this is encoded by the exons ATGGGGTCCAAAACCCATCTGAGTTTTGGGCTTCTTTGTGCTTGTTTGGCACTTCTTGCTGTCTCCTTGCATGGGATGACAACAGAGAGGTTTCACCATAAGAATAAAAACAAGCAGCAGAACAACGGGACGGCGGGCCGGAGGGATCTAACCAAGAGAATTAGCTGTGACTTCTTCCAAGGGAGCTGGGTCTATGATGACACATATCCTATCTACGACTCATTGAGCTGCCCGTTCGTGGAGCCTGAGTTCGACTGCCAGAAGTATGGCCGGCCGGACAAGCTCTACCTCAAGTATAGGTGGAGGCCCAATGCCTGCGACCTCCCAAG GTTCAATGGCCTGGATTTCTTGGAGAGATGGAGGGGAAAGAAGATTATGTTTGTGGGAGACTCCATAAGCCAGAATCAATGGGAGTCGCTTGCTTGCATGCTCCATGCGTCGGTGCCCTACGCCCGGACCACCTTCACCAGGTCAAAGACTCCCTGGACTCTCACATTTGAG GACTATGGAGTGTCGGTGATGTTCTACCGCTCGACGTACCTGGTCGACATTATCAGCGGACCAAGGGGGCGTGTCCTGAAGCTCGACTCCATCGAGGGCGGCAAAGCGTGGCTGGGCTACGATGTGCTAATCTTCAACACATGGCACTGGTGGACTCACACCGGAAACTCCCAACC ATGGGACTATGTGCAGGATGGAGGTCAGGTGCTCAAAGACATGGACAGGTTACAGGCATTCACCAAGGGGCTGACCACATGGGCCAAATGGGTCGACTACAACATCAACCCAGCGGCGaccaaagtcttctttcaaggaaTTTCCCCAACCCACTACCA AGGATCAGATTGGGGTGAGCCTAATGCAAAGGATTGTTCTAAACAGACACAACCAGTCAGTGGATCAACATACCCAGGAGCTCCAGTTCCTGCACAAGGCATAGTTAAGAACGTCCTGGGTACCATATCAAAACCAGTCTATCTGCTAGATATAACCTTGCTCTCACAGCTCAGGAAAGATGCCCATCCATCTGCATACAGTGGAGATCATCAAGGCATGGACTGCAGCCACTGGTGCCTTGCTGGCCTTCCAGATACATGGAATCAGATCTTATACGCAGCACTCCTTTAA